The following coding sequences lie in one Acidimicrobiia bacterium genomic window:
- a CDS encoding alpha/beta fold hydrolase, protein MTDSGFVAVPGGSLYYEVDGDGPPLLLIHAGIANLRMWDPQVPALAASHRVIRYDTRGFGRTESEAVEFSNRADAIAVLDHLGVSSATVVGSSRGGMIALDLALESPDRVDALVVVDGGIGGYQSPAAVGEDEMWEEVEQKWEAKEWDWLADFETRWWVDGPGQPEDRVDAELRTLVHQWILDNYRAEKEEGTPQPLKPPAVDRLDGLSVPTLVVVGDLDEPATVDSCGVLADRVGGRLEVFEGCSHLPNLGAARPLHGGAAGVPRRSHAPLGDRLEQLSTVSATGVTPVTCRENSAEPSKRWPMPTIDRWVPYPLTRNGTPPVSGGFAWWAHVDLNHGPHPYQGCAERSRERRDPLVSRGESWIGWVGSAHTCAHQVVERSVFRARRMDPIADVLEWLAVGPNPPVGSLLSASPPKQLTLCRGVSGCCLVGVERCLYTGSEGVHPHLGLNPLSMELLEIHFSEVGHQRSLTVNHAAIRSSLWLASSVQ, encoded by the coding sequence ATGACCGACTCGGGTTTCGTCGCCGTCCCCGGCGGTTCGCTGTATTACGAGGTCGACGGCGACGGTCCCCCGCTGCTCTTGATCCACGCCGGGATCGCCAACCTGAGGATGTGGGATCCCCAGGTACCCGCCCTCGCCGCTTCCCACCGGGTGATCCGCTACGACACCCGGGGTTTCGGACGAACCGAGTCAGAGGCCGTCGAGTTCTCCAACCGGGCCGATGCCATCGCCGTCCTCGACCACCTAGGTGTCTCGAGCGCAACCGTCGTCGGCTCGTCGCGCGGCGGGATGATCGCCCTCGACCTTGCCCTGGAGAGCCCCGATCGCGTCGATGCGCTCGTCGTCGTCGACGGTGGCATCGGTGGCTATCAGTCGCCGGCCGCCGTGGGTGAGGACGAGATGTGGGAGGAAGTCGAGCAGAAGTGGGAGGCGAAGGAGTGGGATTGGCTCGCCGACTTCGAGACCCGGTGGTGGGTCGACGGACCGGGCCAACCCGAGGACCGGGTCGACGCGGAGCTTCGCACACTGGTCCACCAGTGGATCCTGGACAACTACCGAGCCGAGAAGGAAGAGGGGACTCCGCAGCCGTTGAAGCCGCCCGCGGTCGACCGCCTCGATGGCCTGAGCGTTCCGACCCTGGTGGTCGTCGGCGACCTCGACGAGCCGGCAACGGTGGATTCGTGTGGGGTTCTCGCCGATCGGGTGGGAGGCCGCCTGGAGGTCTTTGAGGGCTGTTCCCACCTCCCCAACCTGGGAGCAGCCCGACCGCTTCACGGAGGCGCTGCTGGAGTTCCTCGACGCTCTCACGCCCCGTTAGGGGATCGGCTGGAACAGCTGTCCACGGTGTCGGCGACCGGTGTCACCCCTGTCACCTGCAGGGAAAACAGTGCAGAACCATCCAAACGATGGCCCATGCCGACCATCGACCGCTGGGTACCGTATCCCTTGACCCGCAACGGAACACCCCCCGTTTCTGGGGGGTTTGCCTGGTGGGCCCACGTGGATTTGAACCACGGACCTCATCCTTATCAGGGATGCGCTGAGAGGTCTCGCGAGCGCCGGGATCCGTTGGTATCACGGGGGGAATCGTGGATCGGTTGGGTTGGGTCTGCGCACACTTGCGCACATCAAGTTGTCGAGCGCTCCGTCTTTCGTGCGCGGAGGATGGACCCGATCGCCGATGTCTTAGAGTGGCTGGCCGTCGGGCCCAACCCACCAGTCGGAAGCCTGTTGAGTGCATCCCCGCCGAAGCAGCTCACGCTCTGCCGCGGTGTGTCGGGCTGCTGTCTCGTCGGTGTAGAGCGGTGTCTCTACACCGGGTCGGAGGGTGTACACCCTCATCTTGGTCTCAATCCACTCTCGATGGAGTTGCTCGAGATTCATTTCAGCGAGGTTGGGCACCAGCGAAGCCTAACGGTAAACCACGCGGCCATCCGTTCGAGCCTTTGGCTGGCCTCTTCCGTCCAGTGA
- the surE gene encoding 5'/3'-nucleotidase SurE, with protein MSRILLTNDDGIDAPGLLHFARSLSDIAEVRVVIPDRERSWVGKAITRYETVTVERVDRDGVAMYACSGYPADCVQLGIHTLFPDQPDLVVSGINVGYNHGAAYLQSSGTAGAALEAGVALVPAIAFSAGSMVTPWNDWKHDALSPSAAPMWQRLAAVATAIAQRALTAARPGDVLNVGLPDTASAGTERRITTVAPVRYRSLFAGDGNGSFIHAHGGLDFDGASLEGTDIGAAHDEVISITPIAGAGHGSASPGLLEAVSG; from the coding sequence ATGTCTCGAATCCTGCTCACCAACGACGACGGCATCGACGCCCCCGGGCTGCTGCACTTCGCCCGCAGCCTCTCCGACATCGCCGAGGTGCGAGTCGTGATCCCCGACCGCGAGCGATCGTGGGTGGGCAAGGCGATCACCAGGTACGAGACGGTGACCGTGGAGCGCGTCGACCGCGACGGGGTCGCCATGTACGCCTGCTCCGGATATCCGGCCGACTGCGTGCAGTTGGGCATCCACACGCTGTTTCCCGACCAGCCCGACCTCGTGGTGTCGGGAATCAACGTCGGCTACAACCACGGGGCCGCCTACCTGCAGTCGAGCGGCACCGCTGGCGCCGCCCTCGAGGCCGGTGTGGCACTGGTGCCCGCCATCGCCTTCTCGGCCGGATCCATGGTGACGCCCTGGAACGACTGGAAGCACGACGCGCTCTCCCCGTCGGCGGCTCCCATGTGGCAGCGACTGGCCGCGGTCGCCACCGCCATCGCCCAGCGGGCACTCACCGCCGCCCGGCCGGGGGACGTCCTCAACGTCGGACTCCCCGACACGGCCTCGGCGGGGACGGAGCGCCGGATCACCACCGTGGCACCCGTGCGCTACCGGAGCCTGTTCGCCGGGGACGGTAACGGATCGTTCATCCACGCCCACGGGGGCCTCGACTTCGACGGGGCGTCTCTGGAGGGCACGGACATAGGGGCCGCCCACGACGAAGTGATCTCGATCACCCCAATCGCCGGAGCAGGACACGGATCGGCGTCACCCGGGCTCCTCGAAGCTGTCTCCGGCTGA
- a CDS encoding DNA recombination protein RmuC: MNIVVAIISATIVGFVVAAVVVTAMRRHTPAGADPTDELRDLRHRLGGLEGLVRAGIDQASTDQRSVRSVLDLLTQNTGRRGSWGEVTLRRLLENSGLVHLVDFDTQKRLPNGSRPDVVVDLGGGGRVVIDAKAPLDDLKAAFEADTDATRQDAIKRHVATVRRHATDLATRDYAAALDAAFTPVVMYLPVDGAWEAAIDHSPDLAADLHRLGIHPASPSTLGLVLAIVKQHALDSNRHEAMLDILGDTKRLLDTLGKHTDHLSKMGRALETAVRAYNEGVGNFSTRVLPATARMSAHLSLAEPESPESVESTPSVERVPVDDGQIGRVA; the protein is encoded by the coding sequence ATGAACATCGTCGTAGCCATCATCTCGGCCACCATCGTCGGATTCGTCGTCGCTGCGGTGGTCGTCACCGCCATGCGTCGCCACACCCCGGCCGGTGCCGACCCGACCGATGAACTGCGCGACCTGCGCCACCGTCTCGGCGGTCTGGAAGGGTTGGTTCGGGCGGGCATCGATCAGGCGTCGACCGACCAGCGTTCGGTGCGTTCGGTCCTCGACCTGCTCACCCAGAACACGGGACGGCGTGGCTCGTGGGGTGAGGTCACGCTCCGCCGGCTCCTGGAGAACTCGGGGCTGGTCCACCTGGTCGACTTCGACACGCAGAAGCGCCTGCCCAACGGGTCCCGCCCCGACGTCGTCGTCGACCTCGGCGGTGGGGGTCGCGTCGTCATCGATGCGAAGGCACCGCTCGACGACCTCAAGGCGGCGTTCGAGGCGGACACCGACGCCACGCGCCAGGATGCCATCAAGCGCCATGTCGCCACGGTGCGCCGGCACGCCACCGACCTGGCGACCCGGGACTATGCCGCTGCCCTCGACGCGGCCTTCACCCCGGTCGTCATGTACCTGCCGGTCGACGGCGCCTGGGAGGCGGCCATCGACCACAGCCCCGACCTGGCTGCCGACCTGCACCGCCTCGGTATCCATCCCGCCTCGCCGTCCACTCTCGGTCTGGTCCTGGCCATCGTCAAGCAGCATGCCCTCGACAGCAACCGTCACGAGGCGATGCTCGACATTCTCGGCGACACCAAGCGGCTGCTCGACACCCTTGGCAAGCACACCGACCACCTGTCGAAGATGGGACGGGCCCTGGAGACCGCGGTCCGGGCCTACAACGAGGGGGTCGGGAACTTCAGCACCCGGGTTCTCCCGGCCACCGCTCGCATGTCCGCCCACCTCTCACTCGCCGAGCCCGAGTCGCCCGAGTCGGTCGAGTCGACGCCGTCGGTCGAGCGGGTCCCGGTAGACGACGGCCAGATCGGCCGGGTGGCCTGA